GGAGTTTTGGATAGATACCATCCTGGTCAAACCATGTATTTGTACCATTCGAATCCTCCAAAAGTGCTTTCGGAACAGTGGTTTCGGACGGATTTGCTGGATCCGGAATCTTATGAACCTTTGCTTTGCGATGTCAAAACAGTGATTCATTTGGCTCAGGTACCAGACGCATTTGTTGCGGAGTCAAATGATATTCTGAAGGACCAACTTAGAATGACGGAAAATCTGCTTCACAGTTCACTCGCTTTGGGTGTTGAACAAATTATTTTTGTGAGTACTTTGTCCACCTTAATTCGAAGCTTGGATCCCAATTTAATCACTGATCAGGGCAATCATTCACCCCAGTTGCACAGCATACTTGCTAAATCAAAATACAAGGAAGAATTGTTACTTAAAAAAGCAGAAGCAGAAGGTCTGGAAGTCCTGCTATTTTATTCTGCACCCTATTGGGCAAATACCAGAGTTGGATCTAAAATGCCATCCGAACTTCAAACAGAATCTTGTTACTTTCAGTGGACCTATGATCCAACAAAATTGGCAGATTTGATCGTCAAAGCGATTGATAAACCGCTTTGGGGTTCCCGTATCGTTCTGGCGGAAGAAAATCCGGTTCAATCGAGATCTCAGACATCGTTTTTGGCAAATCGGCCATCTTTGATAAGAAATTTAAAATCATGGACTTCCGTATTTATAAAAAGCGCAAAATTATTCTTTAATAAACCCCGATCTGAAGAAGCGTTTTACAAATTTAGATCGTTTGTCTTAGAGGATCGTAAATCAAGAGATCTTATTGAAGAATTAGAAAATCCCGTTTTAGTCAATAGAATTTGAATATTATTTAAACATTAAATTTAATTCTATTTATAAATAATTTATTATTAGTAACTTAAACAGACAGTTAATTTTTGCCAAAATTATCCCTTAGGAAATCATTTATAAAGTGTATTTTCGCGTAAAATTTCAAAACAAATAAAATATGAAAAGACTATTACTATTTTCCATTCTTTGTACACTGGTTACTGGCCTATCTGCACAGAAGGTCATAACAAGAGTAAACTCCCCGCTTCGATAGCCGGTACAAAAAATTTTGTTGCGGCTACATTTGGTGGAGATGTCACTGCCGGAGTAATCACTGCTGATGCTACCTGTGCTGTACCAATTATAGCTTGTGGTGCTTTGACCAACGCGGCAGAAGTCAGTGGCAAAATTGCTTTGATCGACCGTGGAACCTGTGCTTTTGTTGACAAATGCCTCAATGCCCAGAACGCCGGTGCGGTGGCAGTAATTGTTTTTAACAACATAGCAGGAGCTGTGCCATTTGGCATGGGAGGAACCAGCCTGGATATCACCATCCCGTGCGTAATGCTTTCATTTGAGGACGGTGTTGCCCTTAAGGCTGCCTGTGCCGCAGGAGAGCCCATCAATATTACCATTGGTGCTTTGCCAAGACAGGAGAACGATTTGGCCATTTACAACAATGTACTTCCAAATTATTCGGAAACCTATGTCTTCAATCCACAATGGGGTGCTATTCCAAACAAGGAGATCACTACAGCGGGTGAATTCTTTTATTTGCCAGGTGGTTTCTTCAGAAATGAAGGCACTGCTACGATTGATAACATCAACTTATCCCTTGATATCAGCAAAGATGGAAACCAGGTCAATTCACAAATCACCGATGACAACGTGTCTCTTGAGGTAGATTCCATTTCAGGCTTATTGTTTGACGGGTTTGACTTCAGTACCCTCCCTGCAGATGCAACCAGGATCGGAAGATACAATATTGCTTATGCAGTGGGAAATGGACAACCTGACCCCATTGATTCTGACAACAAGTATTCCACCTATTTCAATGTGACAGACAATATCTACTCCAAGGGTCGTTTTAATACCACCACCAAGATAGGACAAGTGGCCCAATACTGGGGAGGAGGAACTGAATTCCGCGAATTGTTGTCACCCATGACTCTGAGATATGCCAAAGGAGCAACCATTGATAGTTTGTTTACTGCCATTGCGTCCAACGAGCCTCTGGCTGGTGTTTTCGTGGAAGGCAGGCTGTACAAGTTTAATGACCTCAATGGAGACAATGACATCACCAATGACGAACTGGAATTGGTGGCCATTGGTGCTTATTCTTTCCCGCAGGATTACGCAGCCACTACAGGCAACATCCGCTTTGGTTTGGATGACCTGGTGGGTGATCCAACCACACCTTACACCGTAGAAGATGACAATGTGCTTTATTTTGCCAGTGTTTCCTATCCTGGTGGTGCTAATACTTTTTTCAACGGATACGATATTGAATTTTCCCAAAGGAATTATTTCAGGTTTAAAGAATCCCTTATGGAACTCGATATCACTGATTATCCTTATCTATCCGTGAGGGCACAAGATGCAACCACCGGTGGTCCAGATATCGTGAATGCAGGTTTATTTTATGTGGATGCCAATGGAGACGGTACCGCCCAGGATCAAGAGATTGCTTTCTTTTCTCCAACCATTGCCATCGAAGTGAACTATCAGGAAATCAATACGAAGGACATCAGCGGAGATCTAGGTGTTCAAATTGAATTGAGTCCGGTTCCTGCCAAAGATTTGATGGTCGCCAAATTCAGTTTACCTGAAGCCGGAAAGGTTAATTATCAAATCATTTCATCCAATGGAAATTTGGTATTGAGCCAGGATGACAAAATCACTGCCAAAGACTTTACCACCACGTTTAACTTAAACGGATTGGCCGCAGGTACTTATTATTTGAAAATCAACACCGATAAGGGCTATATCAAGAAGGCCTTTATGAAAGTGAATTAATAAGGGATATTTAATAAAATAAATATATTGAGAAAACCCTCCATGCCTATCCGCTGGAGGGTTTTTTTATTGTAGAATCACTTTTTTGTTTTTGAATCGTTTTATATTGATTCCATGTTTGCATTTACATTTTTGTAGCTTTGTCAAATCAATTCGAATAAATCTTCAACCGTAATAAATAAATTATGAAAAAAAATGTACTCTTCTTGTTTCTTTCGTTGGTTGTTTTTGGACTCCATGCCCAAAAGATCGTAACACGAATCAATTCGCCTGCATCCCTTGCAGGAACCAAAATTTTTGCCGGAGCTGATTTTGGCGCGGATCTTTCCAGTGGCTTATGGACCGCAGATGCCATCCTGGCAGAACCTCTTCTGGCTTGCACGGATATCACCAACGCCGGCGCAATGGCTGGCAAAATTGCCGTCATTGAACGCGGAATTTGCTTTTTCGATGAGAAGGCGCTCAGAGCCCAGCAAGCAGGGGCAATTGCCGTGGTGATTATCAATCATGGTGATTTTAGCAATCGCGGTGGTCCTCCTTATACCTTGTTTGTGGCTTTTCCAAACATTGCCGCTCAGGTCACAATACCCTGTGTGATGTTGGGATACGATGACAACCTTGCCCTAAAAGCTGCTTTTGCAGCAGGTCAAACGGTCAACATCAGCTTAGGTGCTTTGCCAAGACAAGAAAATGATCTTTCCATCTATACCAATGTGTTGCCCAATTATTCTGAAACCTATGCATTCAACCCGGTCTGGGGTGCAATACCAGAAGGAATGGCAAAAGCAGAAGGACAGAATGTCTTTCAGCCCGGCGGTTTCTTTCGCAACGAAGGCACTGCCACCATTGACAATGCCAATCTCGAATTTTCCATCAGCCGTGGAGGAACGGAAATGTTTAAAACCATCACCAATGATAATGTCTCCGTTGAAGTTGATTCTATCATTGGCCTGTTGAACACCCCCTATGATTTGTCCAATCTGTCCCCTGGAAACAAAGTGGGAAATTACTCCATTCGCTACGAAGTTCGCAATGATAAACCCGATCCGGTTGATTTTGACAATGTATATAACACATCTTTCAACATCACGACAAATATTTTGTCCAAATCCAGATTCAATACCTCGACCAAGGCTCCCTTTGCATCACAGTACTGGGGAGGTGGCACCGGCTACAGAGGATTGATGAATGCTTTTCAAATAAGGTGCGGCGCTGGGACAACTTTTGACAGCCTTTTTACAGCCATCGCCTCCAATGAACCTTTGGCAGGAATGTTTGTGGAAGGAAGAATTTACAAAGTCAATGACCTCAATGGAGACAATGACATTACCAACGATGAGTTAGAACTGGTGGCCATTGGAGCCTATTCTTTTCCAAATAACGTCAGTGGCAATTTCGGCACCATCCGAATCGGATTGGACGATCTTGTGGGCGACCCCACCACTCCGTATACCGTTGACTCTGATGATGCACTTTATTTTATGAGCATCGAGTACCCGGGAGGAGCCAATTCTTGCTTTATGGCCTATGATGTAGATTTGTTTCAAAGACAATACTTCAATTACAAGAACAACCTGCAAGAATTGTCATTAACGGATTACCCCTATATCTCCGTCAATGCCACTGATGCCACCACCGGTGGTCCGGACCTCGCGAACGCGGGATTGTTTTACATTGATGCAAACGGGGATGGCACTCCTCAGGATCAGGAAATTGCCTTTTTTGCTCCTTCCACCTCACTGGAAATGAACAACTACAATCCTAGCACCGTTTGCCTTGAAGGGGTGGCAGTAAAAGATATTTCTGATCTGCTGGGCGTACAACTCGAACTCAGTCCCAACCCCACCAGGGATCAGATCAATGTTCATTTTACCCTGCCTAAATCATCAGCTGTCCAATATCAGATCATTGGCATGGATGGTCGCGTGATGATAGAAAAAACAGAACAGCAGATTGCAAGAGAATTTAATAGCAAAATCAATGTAGGCCATTTGACTTCCGGAACTTATATCTTTAAGATCCTCACAGAAATGGGTTACATCAAAAAGTCATTTGTGAAAATGAATTGATGGTTAGTTTTCGATGCTATCCAGTTCCCAATTTGACTTTGGGTAGTGGGCGAGTTTTAATCTAAAATTTGAAATATTAATAATCAAAAAATTAACTACCCGATTTTTCTACCCAATTCATTTTAAAAATTCAACGAAAAAGCCCTTTCGCACGATCTGTGGAAGGGTTTTTCATTTTGTACAAGGGAGATTTCCGCACAAATCCCTGTAATAGCTTGGTATTTAATGAATTTTAAAAGCTTGCAGGCAGCGTTTTTCAATTATAACAGTTCTTTAAAAGTATCCCTGTGTCTGTGCCGAATCGCATGGGTTACTCGGCATTTGTATTACTTCATTCTGAAGCCTTATGATTTTTAGAATGGTCTTAGCGGTGATTTTGTGGGAGATCTCAGGATATGGAATAGCCCAGTGTATAAAACCTCTCACAGACCGGTGCGAGGAGGCTTTGGTG
This window of the Saprospiraceae bacterium genome carries:
- a CDS encoding NAD(P)-dependent oxidoreductase, with translation MDQSKSKILVTGATGNLGRILTGVLDRYHPGQTMYLYHSNPPKVLSEQWFRTDLLDPESYEPLLCDVKTVIHLAQVPDAFVAESNDILKDQLRMTENLLHSSLALGVEQIIFVSTLSTLIRSLDPNLITDQGNHSPQLHSILAKSKYKEELLLKKAEAEGLEVLLFYSAPYWANTRVGSKMPSELQTESCYFQWTYDPTKLADLIVKAIDKPLWGSRIVLAEENPVQSRSQTSFLANRPSLIRNLKSWTSVFIKSAKLFFNKPRSEEAFYKFRSFVLEDRKSRDLIEELENPVLVNRI
- a CDS encoding T9SS type A sorting domain-containing protein, translating into MKKNVLFLFLSLVVFGLHAQKIVTRINSPASLAGTKIFAGADFGADLSSGLWTADAILAEPLLACTDITNAGAMAGKIAVIERGICFFDEKALRAQQAGAIAVVIINHGDFSNRGGPPYTLFVAFPNIAAQVTIPCVMLGYDDNLALKAAFAAGQTVNISLGALPRQENDLSIYTNVLPNYSETYAFNPVWGAIPEGMAKAEGQNVFQPGGFFRNEGTATIDNANLEFSISRGGTEMFKTITNDNVSVEVDSIIGLLNTPYDLSNLSPGNKVGNYSIRYEVRNDKPDPVDFDNVYNTSFNITTNILSKSRFNTSTKAPFASQYWGGGTGYRGLMNAFQIRCGAGTTFDSLFTAIASNEPLAGMFVEGRIYKVNDLNGDNDITNDELELVAIGAYSFPNNVSGNFGTIRIGLDDLVGDPTTPYTVDSDDALYFMSIEYPGGANSCFMAYDVDLFQRQYFNYKNNLQELSLTDYPYISVNATDATTGGPDLANAGLFYIDANGDGTPQDQEIAFFAPSTSLEMNNYNPSTVCLEGVAVKDISDLLGVQLELSPNPTRDQINVHFTLPKSSAVQYQIIGMDGRVMIEKTEQQIAREFNSKINVGHLTSGTYIFKILTEMGYIKKSFVKMN